One Polypterus senegalus isolate Bchr_013 unplaced genomic scaffold, ASM1683550v1 scaffold_7071, whole genome shotgun sequence DNA segment encodes these proteins:
- the LOC120520112 gene encoding E3 ubiquitin-protein ligase TRIM47-like gives MAEAQLCVSQDEFTCSVCLDTLTDPVSLHCGHSFCLKCLTDYWDQSQVCSCPQCRHTFTTRPELKRNTLLNEVIKKLKKTELSSPLSQNYAGPGDVECDFCTGKKFRAVKSCLTCPASYCQTHLQPHYEVAAWKGHKLVDPDTNLKEKLCEKHQKSLEMFCRTDEMCICMTCAVTEHNGHKLVEMETEREEKQ, from the coding sequence atggctgaagcccagctgtgtgtatcacaggacgagttcacctgctcggtgtgtctggacaccctgactgaccccgtgtcactgcattgtggtcacagtttctgtctgaagtgcctcacggactactgggatcagagccaagtgtgcagctgtcctcagtgcagacacaCCTTCACCACAAGGCCTGAACTGAAAagaaacactctgctgaatgaagtcatcaagaaattaaagaagacggAACTCAGTTCTCCTTTATCTCAGAATTATGCCGGCCCTGGAGACGTGGAGTGTGATTTCTGTACTGGGAAGAAGTTCAGAGCGGTGAAGTCCTGTCTCACCTGCCcggcctcctactgtcagactcacctgcagcctcactatgaagTAGCAGCCTGGAAGGGacacaagctggttgatcctgaCACAAATCTAAAGGAaaaactctgtgagaaacatcagaaaagtctggagatgTTTTGCAGAACTGATGAGATGTGCATCTGCATGACGTGTGCAGTGACTGAACATAACGGGCATAAATTGGTTGAAATGGAGACGGAAAGGGAAGAAAAGCAG